A genomic region of Trifolium pratense cultivar HEN17-A07 linkage group LG3, ARS_RC_1.1, whole genome shotgun sequence contains the following coding sequences:
- the LOC123913131 gene encoding ATP-dependent Clp protease proteolytic subunit 6, chloroplastic, translated as MVSQALSVPAIPTFTIASHRRIPSQLAFSHRNSCTISSSLPSPYGHSSKMGLSSKTSDFRLKLDEKTTHDVSTTSYGAIEASGNPPVSPAIMTPGGALDLSSVLFRNRIIFVGQPINGQVAQRVISQLLTLATIDEESDILMYINCPGGSTYSVLAIYDCMSWIKPKVGTVVFGVAASQGTLLLAGGEKGMRYAMPNARIVMNQPRCGFGGHVEDVQRLVNEAVQSRYKMEKMFSAFTGQPLEKVQEFTDRDNFLSVSEALDFGLIDGVLETRY; from the exons ATGGTATCTCAAGCTCTATCAGTTCCTGCAATTCCTACTTTCACTATCGCCTCTCACCGCAGAATCCCTTCCCAACTCGCGTTTTCTCACAG AAACTCCTGCACGATATCTTCTTCCTTGCCAAGCCCCTATGGCCACTCATCTAAAATGG GGTTATCAAGTAAAACCAGTGATTTTCGTTTAAAACTCGATGAGAAAACTACACATGATGTTAGTACTACAAG TTATGGTGCAATTGAAGCCAGTGGGAACCCGCCAGTATCACCAGCCATCATGACTCCGGGAGGAGCTCTTGATCTCTCATCTGTTTTGTTCAGGAATCGTATAATATTCGTAGGACAGCCAATTAATGGACAAGTGGCTCAGAGAGTTATTTCGCAGCTTTTGACTCTGGCTACTATTGATGAAGAATCAGATATACTG ATGTATATCAATTGCCCTGGTGGAAGCACTTATTCAGTGCTTGCAATTTATGATTGCATGTCTTGG ATAAAGCCAAAGGTTGGTACAGTAGTTTTCGGAGTAGCTGCAAGCCAAGGAACACTTCTCCTTGCAGGTGGGGAGAAGGGAATGCGCTATGCAATGCCAAATGCACGCATTGTGATGAATCAACCACGGTGTGGATTTGGG GGTCATGTTGAGGATGTGCAACGTCTAGTGAATGAAGCTGTTCAATCCCGCTAT AAAATGGAGAAGATGTTTAGTGCATTCACCGGACAGCCATTGGAGAAGGTGCAAGAGTTCACAGATAGGGACAACTTTCTATCTGTTTCTGAG GCTTTGGACTTTGGTCTTATTGATGGTGTCTTGGAAACACGGTATTGA